The following coding sequences lie in one Helicoverpa armigera isolate CAAS_96S chromosome 8, ASM3070526v1, whole genome shotgun sequence genomic window:
- the LOC110375887 gene encoding cyclin-dependent kinase 2-interacting protein — translation MSKTPTKADSNYNFIPREITTPNKDQQGVSKTVYSHVSKLHGLLNDWGKMRDKGVRLCRAISALKLHECDDDYFPSQLKPLMDGLLDALDGLKTIVDGVKVLNNQLQALAKLQPTDEPVISTWSVSKISQTVTNIYTSLEKEYRLKKIITENVAHSRDENLIDVYISAWEFEAYFNIEANAYLFAEVGLAAVT, via the exons ATGTCGAAGACACCGACAAAAGCTGATTCGAATTACAACTTCATACCAAGAG AAATAACGACTCCTAATAAAGATCAGCAAGGAGTTTCTAAGACGGTGTATTCCCATGTCTCTAAGCTGCATGGACTTCTTAATGACTGGGGTAAAATGCGAGACAAAGGTGTGAGGTTGTGCAGAGCCATATCTGCGTTGAAGTTGCACGAGTGTGACGATGACTACTTTCCGAGCCAATTGAAGCCGTTGATGGACGGCCTACTGGACGCTTTGGACGGTTTGAAGACAATTGTTGACG GTGTAAAGGTTTTGAATAACCAACTGCAAGCATTAGCTAAACTACAGCCAACTGATGAGCCGGTAATATCTACATGGTCTGTCAGTAAAATTTcacaaacagtaacaaatatttatacatcTCTAGAAAAGGAATACAGGCTTAAAAAGATTATTACAG aaaacgTAGCACATAGCAGAGACGAGAATTTAATAGATGTGTACATTAGTGCCTGGGAATTCGAAGCTTACTTTAATATTGAAGCGAATGCATATCTATTTGCAGAAGTTGGTTTAGCCGCTGTTACATaa